Within Desulfobacter sp., the genomic segment GGCTGGGGATAAAGAAAAGGAATACGCTGACCAGAAAGATGATATAGGTCAGGTACAGGGGAATGAGTACCCTGAGGGAGCCGGTGATGATTTGCTGTTTTACACGGCTTTTGCCGTTCTGTTCCTGGCGGCCGGATACGCCCATTGATATCCTTTGGGAAAATGGTGTCCTATAGATTAACCACTGCCGTATTGTACCATTCCTGCTATCGGCGTCAAGGGCCGGCTGCAGGACGTTCGGACCGTCACTTCACAAGCAGCATGTCTGAATACATATCCAGAGCCGCCTTGGTTTCGCTGCTCATGAAGGGGTTGTCCAGTTTAAAGATCAGCCGCCGGCTCAGGTCCGTCCTCAGAATGGGGTCTTTATAATATCTGTTAAAGAGTCCGTCTAAGGTCTTGTTTTTAATGATGAGGTCAAGCCCGCGCCGGAGTGTGTTCTGCAGTTCCGTATCCGAATGTTTCAAGAAAAGAAATACCGGGGCTTTGTAGGATAGTACGATTTTGGTATCCACCATGACATTCAATTGCGGCCGTTTTTCAACCTCTGCCCATATTTCGTTCATGCCTAATGGGAATGCGTCAAACCTGTTTTTGTCCAGCATCTGCATCAGTTTTTTATACTGCGCTGAACGGGCGACCTTGAATCCGGCCGATTCAAGGATATCGGCGTCGGGCCAGTCATGGCCCTGGCCGTAGCTGAATGCTTTGGCATCCGCCATTGTGGCAATGGCATGAAATTTTTCTTTATCTGCTTTACGGATGACCACCAGGCGCTGGCCCAGCATTCCCTTAAGCAGGGGGATGCGAATGACGCCCAAGCCCTGTTCCCGGGTTTTGGAGGTCATGGTCCAATAAATATCCAGTTCCCGGCCTTTCCGTAGCGTCTCCAGGGCACGGGCCTGCACCATTTTTTTCTTGCATGGTTCAAGGCGGTAGGTGGTGGACGGATCTCCGGCCTTCAAGGCCTGGGCAATCACTTCCTTGATGTAGGGCGTCCAGGGTTCGGCCTCACTCAGGCTGTTATAATGCAGTGTTTTGCCGGCTGCCGTCGAAATACTCCCCATTACCAGTGCCGCAATCAGCAGATGTCTAATCATGTTTTTCCCTCCTTCTTAATTTTTGCTGAACCAATGGGCGTGTGTACCCGTTGGCAAAATTTGAATGATCGGGGAAGAGCGATCGGGGGGGGCGCAGTCACAGCATTCTCTCTGACCGGCTGCCGCCTTGCAGCAGTCATAGCGGTCATCCGTATTCAGACACAGGAATAGGATATAATCGGTGGAATTTAATTATGCACAGATCCATTGGCTGCTGTAAACGTTTAAATTCTCTGCTCCGGGAAACCTGGGGATGGATAATTTTATCGGTGAGGGCGCTTAAGCGGGGGCAGAGGGCTGCCGGCGGTTTAGCTGTCATCTGGTAGGATGCGTTGTCGCACAGTATCGCCGGGATTGAGAAATGAGGTGACCAGGCATATGTCTGCCGGGCCAGAGGCCATGATCTGCAGGGCTGCCGTCTTTCCTTTCTTCACCAGGGCCGGTGTGTCCGCCTTGTTCAGTACCAGTACTTTTTTCATATGTTTCCCGGCCGATTTAAAGAGGCCTTTTTCAGATGCGGCCAGGCCGGCCAGGGTGGCCGGGGTCACCGGGGTGTCTGGTTCCTGGCCGGTCAGTTCGGCCAGGTGTTCCGGCCGGTGGACATGGGGTTCTGACAGGGGACTGCCCAGGCAGTCCAGGCCGATGCAGCCGGCCACCAGATGGGTTTGGGCCGGGATCACGGGTTCATGGTCTGCCGGGGCCTTTACCGGCCGCATCTTCGCCCCGTCCGCTTCAATGAGCACCAGGTCGAAGGCCGGGGGACGGAGCAGCGGGGCGAGTTCTTCCGGGGTGTATCCGGCCAGTTTCCTTCCCCCGGACCGGGTGCCCCGGGCGGCAAGGGCGACGGTGCCTGGAAG encodes:
- the yqeC gene encoding putative selenium-dependent hydroxylase accessory protein YqeC; this translates as MKLIDALGLKFPTVISLVGAGGKTSFIFTLAREAADRGRSVLITTTTAMFNPAYKPPDSGPAGPLFTGPPERLVQWLAERPLLPGTVALAARGTRSGGRKLAGYTPEELAPLLRPPAFDLVLIEADGAKMRPVKAPADHEPVIPAQTHLVAGCIGLDCLGSPLSEPHVHRPEHLAELTGQEPDTPVTPATLAGLAASEKGLFKSAGKHMKKVLVLNKADTPALVKKGKTAALQIMASGPADICLVTSFLNPGDTVRQRILPDDS
- a CDS encoding ABC transporter substrate-binding protein: MIRHLLIAALVMGSISTAAGKTLHYNSLSEAEPWTPYIKEVIAQALKAGDPSTTYRLEPCKKKMVQARALETLRKGRELDIYWTMTSKTREQGLGVIRIPLLKGMLGQRLVVIRKADKEKFHAIATMADAKAFSYGQGHDWPDADILESAGFKVARSAQYKKLMQMLDKNRFDAFPLGMNEIWAEVEKRPQLNVMVDTKIVLSYKAPVFLFLKHSDTELQNTLRRGLDLIIKNKTLDGLFNRYYKDPILRTDLSRRLIFKLDNPFMSSETKAALDMYSDMLLVK